The following DNA comes from Pseudomonas marginalis.
CGGCCCGTGAGCAGAAGCCCCGTGAAGGCACCCCGGCCCGCGAACAGCGCCAGCCGAGCCAGCCCCCACGTGCCGCAGCCGACCGCGCCCCGGACGAATTCCTCGACGACGACGTGGATAACTTCGGTAACCGCGTTGACTACGTGCCCCAGGCCAAACCGGCCCAAGGCCGTGGCCGTCGTCCAGGTGCTCCGGCGCCGGGCGCAGCTGCCGGCACTGGTGCTCCACGTGGTGGCCAGCCTCAGGGCGGTCGTCAGAACGGCCCGCGCAACAGCAGCGGCGGCACGACCGGCACCCCGCCGGCCAAGCGCAGCGGCCCGCGTAACGGTGCACCGCGTGACGGCCAGGCGCGTCGCGAAGATTCGCGCAACAACAACCGCCGCCCGGCCCGTGACGACCAGCCACGTTTGTCCGAGCCCGCCGTGCAGAACCCGCGCGGTGGCCCGGCGCCGAAGATCATCCACAAGGAGTCGAAAGCCGACCGCTTCCCGACACCCGAGCAGTTGGATCAACTGCCAGGCCGTCCTCGTGGTGAAAAACCGGCATTGCTGACCCGCAACCGCTGAGTTTCAAAGCGCCTTGAAAAATGCCCCGCATCGAAAGATGCGGGGCGTTTTTTATCTCCTCCCCACACGTTCCCTGATATGAGCGAGCTTGCTGTGGTGAGCGAGCTTGCTCGCGCTGGGCTGCGCAGCAGCCCCAACACCTGTCACCGTGTTCTGCCAGAAGAATCATGGTGTATCTGATTAGGGCCGCTTCGCGCCCCAGCGCGAGCAAGCTCGCTCACTACAGGAAATAAACGCAGGCACAAAAAAACCGGATGCTGAGATCCGGTTTTTTGTGTGCGGACAGAAATTACTTCTGCTTGACGCCTTCCAGCGAGATGTCCAGGTCGACAGTCTGGGAAGTCGGGCCTGGGCCCTTGATGCCGAAGTCGTTCAGGTTCAGCGTGGTCTTGGCGTTGAAGCCGGCACGTTCGCCGCCCCATGGATCCTTGCCTTCACCGTTGAACGTGGCCTTGAAGGTCACAGGCTTGGTCACGCCGTGGAAGGTCAGGTCGCCGGTCACATCAGCGGTTTTCTCGCCGGTGGATTTAACCGCAGTGGAGACAAACTTGGCATCGGCGAACTTGCCGACATCCAGGAAGTCCTTGCTGGCGATGTGCTTGTCACGTTCGGCGTGGTTGGACCACAGGCTGGCGGTTTTCACGTCGACCGCGATTTTGCTGGCTTCAGGCTTGGCGGCATCCCAGCTGAACGTACCATCCCAGTCCTTGAAGGTACCGTGGATGTAGCTGTAGCCCAGGTGGCTGATTTTCCAGTCGATGAAGGCGTGCTGGCCTTCCTTGTCGATCTTGTAGTCGGCAGCCATCACCTGACCTGCAGACAGCAGCGCTGTACCGATTGCCAGAGCCGCGAGGGTCTTTTTCAACATGCTTTCTATTCCTTGTGAGTCGAGGTTGAACATCAGGCTTTGCGCCCCAGCATTCGCGAGAGGGTCGCATCACGATCGATAAAGTGGTGTTTCAACGCAGCCACGCCGTGCAAGCCGGCGAAGACTACCAACACCCAGGCGAGGTACAGGTGCACCACGCCAGCGGTGTCTGCCTGGTCCGGTAGACCGGAAACCACGGCAGGAATTTCAAACAGGCCAAACACCGGGATACCGACACCGTCTGCGGTGGAAATCAGGTAACCGGCGATCATCACGGCAAACAGCCCGAGATAAAGGAACGCGTGGCCGAACGCGGCACCGATACGGGTCAAGCGACTGTAACTGGCCAGCGGCGGAGGCGGTGGGCTGATCAGGCGCCAGACAATACGCACCAGCATGATGGCGAACAGCGTGATGCCGATGCTCTTGTGCAGGTCCGGTGCTTCCTTGCGCCAGGCGCTGTAGTAGTCCAGGCCCACCATCCACAAGCCCAGGGCGAACAGGCCGAACACCACCAGGGCCACGCCCCAGTGCAAAACCATACTGACCCAGCCATAACGGGCCGGTGAGTTACGTAGCTGCATGTACTTAATCCCGTAAGAGCTGCGCCCAAGACTAGCGATTTACCTATCGAATTAAAGCGGAAAATTTTGCTTTGAAATATCGAGAAATACGATCAAGAGCGTATGCACAATAAGTTAACCAAGGATTAAGGACTATTCCTAAGAAACGTGACAGTCCGTCCTACGTTTACTCCGAATTCCCCACAATGGCTTGTGACCGGGGCCACCATTGCATAGGCTTGCGCGATTGTTTCACCTGCGCCGCTCGCAGGACCGCTTCGAGGAGATCACCGATGGGCTTGAACAACCAGTGGATGCAACGCGACCTCGCGGTGCTGTGGCATCCCTGCACCCAGATGAAAGACCACCAGCAACTGCCGCTGATCCCGATCAAACGCGGTGAAGGCGTCTGGCTGGAAGACTTCGAAGGCAAGCGCTACCTCGACGCCGTCAGCTCCTGGTGGGTCAACGTGTTCGGCCACGCCAACCCGCGCATCAACCAGCGCATCAAGGACCAGGTCGACCAGTTGGAACACGTGATCCTCGCCGGTTTCAGCCACCAGCCGGTGATCGAGCTGTCCGAGCGCCTGGTCAAGATGACCCCCGAGGGCCTGACCCGCTGCTTCTATGCCGATAACGGTTCGTCGTGCATCGAAGTCGCGCTGAAGATGAGCTTCCACTATTGGCTCAACCGTGGCCTGCCGGACAAAAAACGCTTCGTCACCCTCACCAACAGCTACCACGGCGAAACCATCGCCGCGATGTCGGTGGGCGACGTGCCGCTGTTTACCGAGACCTACAAGGCGCTGCTGCTGGACACTATCAAGGTGCCGAGCCCGGATTGTTACCTGCGCCCCGAGGGCATGAGCTGGGAAGAACACTCGCGCACGATGTTCCTGGCCATGGAACAGACCCTGGCCGAGCACCACGACAGCGTCGCCGCCGTGATCGTCGAACCGCTGATCCAGGGCGCCGGCGGCATGCGCATGTACCACCCGGTGTACCTCAAGCTGCTGCGCGAGGCCTGCGACCGCTATGGCGTGCACCTGATCCACGATGAAATCGCCGTGGGCTTCGGCCGCACCGGGACCCTGTTCGCCTGTGAACAGGCCGGCATCCGCCCGGACTTCCTGTGCTTGTCCAAGGCCCTGACCGGCGGCTACCTGCCGTTGGCCGCCGTGGTCACCACCGATGACGTCTATGACGCGTTCTACGACGACTACCCGACCCTGCGCGCCTTCCTGCACTCCCACAGCTACACCGGCAACCCACTGGCGTGCGCAGCGGCCCTGGCAACCCTGGATATTTTCGAAGAAGACAACGTCATCGAAAACAACAAGGCCCTGGCGCGGCGCATGGCCACGGCAACGGCGCACCTGGTCGACCATCCGCATGTCTCGGAAGTACGCCAGACCGGCATGGTGCTGGCCATCGAGATGGTCCAGGACAAGGCCACCAAGACCGCTTACCCGTGGCAGGAGCGCCGTGGTCTCAAGGTGTTCGAACACGCCCTGGAACGCGGCGCGTTGTTGCGGCCGTTGGGCAGCGTGGTGTATTTCCTGCCGCCCTATGTGATTACACCGGAGCAGATCGACTTCCTCGCCGAAGTCGCCAGCGAAGGCATCGACATCGCCACCAACAGCAAAGTCAGCGTGGCGGTGCCGAAGGATTTCCACCCTGGTTTCCGCGATCCGGGTTGATTGCCGGCACACCTACACCTTTTTCCAGAGAACCAAAATGAGACTGTCCCGCTTTTTCACCGACACCCCGCTGAGCCTCGGCGATCACGAACTGCCCGAAGCCCAGGCGCACTACATCAGCCGCGTGCTGCGCATGGGCGAAGGTGACGCCGTGCAATTGTTCGACGGCTCCGGCCAGGAGTTCCTGGGCAGCCTGCTGGAAGTCGGGAAAAAACGCGTCACTGTG
Coding sequences within:
- a CDS encoding YceI family protein, which produces MLKKTLAALAIGTALLSAGQVMAADYKIDKEGQHAFIDWKISHLGYSYIHGTFKDWDGTFSWDAAKPEASKIAVDVKTASLWSNHAERDKHIASKDFLDVGKFADAKFVSTAVKSTGEKTADVTGDLTFHGVTKPVTFKATFNGEGKDPWGGERAGFNAKTTLNLNDFGIKGPGPTSQTVDLDISLEGVKQK
- a CDS encoding cytochrome b yields the protein MQLRNSPARYGWVSMVLHWGVALVVFGLFALGLWMVGLDYYSAWRKEAPDLHKSIGITLFAIMLVRIVWRLISPPPPPLASYSRLTRIGAAFGHAFLYLGLFAVMIAGYLISTADGVGIPVFGLFEIPAVVSGLPDQADTAGVVHLYLAWVLVVFAGLHGVAALKHHFIDRDATLSRMLGRKA
- a CDS encoding adenosylmethionine--8-amino-7-oxononanoate transaminase; amino-acid sequence: MGLNNQWMQRDLAVLWHPCTQMKDHQQLPLIPIKRGEGVWLEDFEGKRYLDAVSSWWVNVFGHANPRINQRIKDQVDQLEHVILAGFSHQPVIELSERLVKMTPEGLTRCFYADNGSSCIEVALKMSFHYWLNRGLPDKKRFVTLTNSYHGETIAAMSVGDVPLFTETYKALLLDTIKVPSPDCYLRPEGMSWEEHSRTMFLAMEQTLAEHHDSVAAVIVEPLIQGAGGMRMYHPVYLKLLREACDRYGVHLIHDEIAVGFGRTGTLFACEQAGIRPDFLCLSKALTGGYLPLAAVVTTDDVYDAFYDDYPTLRAFLHSHSYTGNPLACAAALATLDIFEEDNVIENNKALARRMATATAHLVDHPHVSEVRQTGMVLAIEMVQDKATKTAYPWQERRGLKVFEHALERGALLRPLGSVVYFLPPYVITPEQIDFLAEVASEGIDIATNSKVSVAVPKDFHPGFRDPG